In Mycoplasma sp. OR1901, the genomic window CCTGCAGCTGCGTTTACTATTAAATTATCACCATAAAAAGAGTCGATTATCTTTCTCTGCTCTACTGATAATTTCTCTTCTTTCTTTTCTACTTTCATATTATTAAATAATTAGAAAAATAGAGGTTACCCTCTATTTAAAATTATTATAATTCCTCAATTGTTCCATTAAGTTTTTCAAATGCTGCTTTTGCAGAAGCAGAAGCTTTATTTACAACAACATGTAATTTTTTAGTTAATGTACCATTTCCTAATAATTTAATAGGTAATGATCTTTTTACTAAACCTTCTTCGAATAATCTTTCTACTGTTACTTTTTCACCATCTTTGAATTTTAATTCTAAGTCTGATAAATTAATTACTTGGTATTCAACGTGATTTACGTTTGTGAATCCACGTTTTCCAATACGACGGAATCATGGAGTTTGACCCCCTTCGAATCCTAATCTGTGCCCTTTACGTTTGTTTTGCCCTGATTGACCTTTACCAGCTTGTTTACCTTTACCAGCAGCATGTCCACGCCCTTTACGGTGTTTGTCTGGTCTTGAACCTTCTGTTGATTTTAATGTATGTAATTTAATTGCCATAATTATTTAAAGTCCTTTACGTCTTTGTCTCTAAGGTCAGCGATTTGTTCAGGTGTTCTTAATTGTTTAAGAGCTTTAACTGTTGCTTTAACGATGTTTGCTTTTTTACGTGATCCGTATGTTTTTGTAACGATGTCTGTATATCCAGCAAGTTCAACAACAGCACGTACAGCACCAGAAGCGATAAGTCCTTTTCCTTTAGGAGCAGGTTTTAACATAACTTTAGATGCTAAGTATTTTGTCATTGGAATTTCGTGTGGTATTGTACCTGTTTTACTATCAAGTGGAACTGTTACTAAATTATTTTTAGCATCTTTGATAGCTTTTTTGATTGAATCTGGAACTTCATTTGCTTTTCCGTGTCCATATCCAACAACACCTTTTTTGTTTCCGATAACTACGAATGCTGAGAAACTAAATCTTCTACCACCTTTAACAACTTTAGTAACACGAGCAATATCAATAACTTTTTCTGTATATTCTGATTCTACTCTTTGACGGTTGTTTCTTGGGTTGTTTCTTCTTGGTCCACGACGATTTTGTGTTCTACCCTTGTTATCTGAGTTTTCTTTTTGTTCTCCAGTAGTGTTTTTTCTTGGTCTGAAAGTTTTTTTAGCGGTAACTTCTTTTGTACCTGTTGTTTCGTTTTGAGTTAAAACTTTTTTATTATCTTTTTCCATAATTAGAATTTAACTCCTTTCGCTCTTACTGATTCAGCAAATGCTTTTACACGACCGTGGTATAAATATCCACCACGATCAAATACTACTTCTTTAATTCCTAGTGAATTAATTTTATCACCCATTAATTCACCTAATTTTTCAGCAGCTTTTACGTTACCACCGTATGTTTCATCTTTAAGTGTTGAAACTGACGCTAATGTAACTCTTGCTTGGTCATCGATTAATTGTGCATAAAAGTTTTGGTGAGATTTAAAAACGTTTAAACGTGGTTTTGTAGCTGTACCGTTAATTCAGTAACGTGCACGTTGGTGCTTAACTTTTCTAGCTTGATTTCTTGATAATTTTGCCATAATGTTTTAATTAGCTTTCTAAAATTATTTAGAAGCTGTTTTCCCTTCTTTACGTCTAATTTTTTCACCTTTGTATGAAATACCTTTACCTGAGTAAACACTTGGTTTTCTAACCGCTCTAACGATTGAAGCAAAGTGTCCTACGTTTTGTTTATCGATACCAAATACTGAAACTTCTGTTGGTTTTGCAACTGTAACTTTAATGTCACTTGGAATTTCTAATGAGTGGATGTGGCTGTATCCGGCTGATACGTCTAATTTAGAACCAGCTAAAACTGCTTTATATCCAACCCCTTTAATTTCTAAATCAATTTTGAAACCTTTTGTAACACCCTCAATCATGTTTGAAATGTGTGAGTTTGTTGTTCCGTGTAATTGTTTAGTTGTTTTTTCTTCGTTTGCACGAATTGTTGAAACTTGATTATCTTCTACTTTTACTGTGATTAAATGACTGAATGTTCTTGTTAAAGTTCCTAATGGTCCTTTAACTGTAACTGTTGAATTGTCTACTGTAACTGTTGCTCCAGCAGGGATTGTTAAAATACGATTTCCTACACGAGACATACAACTACCTATCAAATGTGAGCGATAATTTCACCACCCACTTTTGCCTCTCTAGCTTGTGTTCCTGTCATTAATCCTTTTGATGTAGATATGATAACTGTTCCGTAACCTGACATAATTGTTGGAATTTCAAGAGTTTTAACATAAACTCTAAGTCCTGGTTTTGAAATTCTTTTAATTCCTACGATAGCAGGTTGATTTTTCTTGTATTTTAATGTAACTACTAATTCTTTTGATGTACCTTCACCTTTAACTTCATAAGATGAAATGTATCCTTCTGAGTGAACCACTTTTAAAATTTCTTCTTTTTTTGTTGAATAAGGCATTGAAACGGTTTTGTGTTTTCTAATATTTGCGTTTTTAATACGAACTACTAAATCTGAAATTGGATCTGTAATAAACATAATTATCAACTCGCTTTCTTCACACCTGGAATTTTACCTTCATGTGCAAGGTTTCTAAAACAGATACGACATATTTTATATTTTCTTAATACTGCATGTGGACGTCCACATAATTCACAACGTGTATAAGCACGTGATGAAAATTTTGGTTCACGTTTTGCCTTAACTATTAATGCTTTTCTCGCCATTATTTAGCTCCTTTTTTTTCAAATGGTACACCTAATGATTCTAATAATGTTCTTGCTTCTTCATTTGATTTTGCTGTAGTTACTACAAGAACGTCTAACCCTTTAATACGACGAATTTTGTCAAATTCGATTTCTGGGAAAATGATTTCTTCTTTAATCCCTAAGGCAAAGTTTCCTCTACCATCAAATGCTTTAGGATTTGCACCACGGAAATCACGAATACGTGGCATTGCAACATTGATTAATTTGTCTAAAAATTCTCACATTCTATCTCTACGTAGTGTAACTTTTCCACCCATAGGCATTCCTTCACGAAGTTTTCATGAAGCGTTTGATTTTTTAGCTTTTGTTTCGAATGGTTTTTGTCCTGAAATTAATGTTAATTCATTTAAAACTTCTTCGATTGCTTTTGAGTTTGAAACTTCTTTACCAGCTGTCATGTTTAATACAACTTTTTCAATTCTAGGTACTTGCATAGATGAAGAGTAGTTGTATTTTTCTTTAAGAGCTGGAACTGCTTTTTCTAAATAAACTTGTTTTAACATATACTACACTTCCTTTTGAGTTTTTCTAGCAACTCTTACTTTTTTACCGTTTTTATTAACTTTATATCCTAGTTTTGAAGTTTGTTGTTTACTTGTTTTACTTGATTTTTTTACTAAATAAGCTACGTTTGATGCATGAATTGGAGCAGCCATTTCTGTTATAGAACCGTCTTGATTTTGTTGTGTTGGTTTGTTGTGTTTTGTAACGATATTTACGTCTTTAACAATAACTCTGTTTGTTTTGTGGAATATTTTTTCAATAACTCCAATTTTCCCTTTTTCTTTACCAGCGATTACAATAACTTGATCATCTTTTTTAAATTTAATTTTTGTCATAATTTGATTTTCTCCTTTACTATAATACTTCTGGTGCTAAAGAAACGATTTTAGGGAATTTTTCTCTAATTTCACGAGCAACTGGTCCGAAAACACGAGTTCCACGTGGTGTTAAATCTTCTTTAAGAATAACAACAGCGTTATCATCGAATTTAATGTATGAACCGTTTGTACGGTGAATACCATATTTTGAACGTACAACTACCGCTTTAACAACTTGACCTTCTTTAACCATACCGTTAGGTAATGCTTTTTTAACTGAACACACTACGATGTCACCAATTTTGGCAACTTTTTTCTTTGAACCACCTAATACACGAATTACACCTATTGTTTTTGCACCTGAGTTATCAGCTACATTTGCTCTTGATAATTCTAAAATCATATTAGTTGTTTCCTTCGATAGCGGCTTCTTTTATTGAAACTAATCTAAAGTGTTTTGTTCTTGAAAGTGGTCTTGTTTCCATAATAACAACAACATCATTTAATTTTGCAACTTCGTTTTCGTCATGTACTGCAAATCTTTTTGTTGATTTGTAACGTTTTGAATAAAGTGGGTGTTTTTTGTATGTATCAACTGCAACAATAATTGTTTTAGCACTTTTCCCTGCTGAAACAACTTTACCTGTTAAAGTTTTTCTTGTATTTCTTTCCATAACTATTTATTCTCCTTTTTTGCATTTAATGCTGTAAGAGTTTTAGCAATATCTGTTCTTAAAAGTTTAATTTTGTGTGTGTCTCTTAAATCACCAGTAACATTTCTATATCTAAGTGTGAATAATTCAGCTTTTAATTTTAAAGTTAATTCTTCAAGTTCTTTTGTTGATTTTTCTAATAAATCTTTGTAACTCATAATTATTCATCTCCTTTTCTTTGAACGATTTTTCATTTAACTGGTAATTTGTGACCTGCTAAACGAAGAGCATCACGTGCGATTTCTTCACTAACACCACCAACTTCAAACATCATTGTGTTAACTTTTACTGCTGTATATCATAATTCTGGAGCACCTTTTCCTGATCCCATACGAACCCCGATAGGTTTAGATGTTTTTGAAAAGTGTGGGAAGATTCTAATGATAACTTGACCTTCACGACCCATTCTACGTGTTGCTGCGATACGTGCTGATTCTATTTGACGAGCTGTAACTCATGCTGATGTAACTGCTTGCAATCCGAATTCTCCGAATGCTACAGTATTTCCTTTTGTAGCTTTTCTTTTGTCGTGTCTAACAACAAAAGGCTTTCTATATTTAGTTCTTTTAGGTTGTAACATTATTTTTTACCTCCTAAAATTTCACCAAGTGAAACTCAAACTTTAACACCAATAGCTCCATATGTTGTTCTAGCTGTTGCTGTTGCGTATTCTACATTTTGTCTTAATGTATGAAGTCTCATTTCTCCTTCAGAATATCCTTCTGAACGAGCCATATCAACTCCGTTTAAACGACCGCTAACCATAGTTTTAATACCTTTAGCACCTGCTTTTAAAGCAGCTCTAATAGCTATTTTCTGAGCTTGACGGAAGCTTTCACGGTTTTCTAATTTTGTTGCAATCATTTCTGCAAGTAATCTTGCGTTTAAGTCATAGTTTTTTAATTCTATAACTTGTAATTTTAAGTTAAGATTTCTATTTTTAACAAATTTTTGTACCTTAACTGTTAATTCTTGGATGTTCTTACCTTCTTGACCTAACATTGCTGCTGGTTTAACTGTGTGTAAATTAACTGTCACTTTGTTGTCTTTAGTTCTTTTAATTTCAACTTTTCCGATTTGGTATTCACGTACTAATTTATCGAAGAATTTATAAATTTTAGCATCTTCAACTAAATATGATCCGAAATTATCTTTATCTGCGAATCATGTTGAATTATGGTTTTTTGAAACTCCGTAACGGAATCCATTTGGATTAACTTTTTGTCCCATTAGTTTCTCTCCTCTAATACTATTGATAAATTTGATGTACGTTTTAAAATTGAATAAGCTCTACCTTGACTTCTTGGTTGGAATCTTTTAAGTGTTGGACCTTCGTTTACATAAACTTCTTTTACGAATAATTTTGATGCGTTCATTCCGTGGTTGTTTGTTGCGTTAGCAACTGCTGAGTTAAGTAATTTAAGGAAAATTGGTGCTGATTTTTTAGATGTATTTTCTAAAAGACCTAAAGCAACGTTTACGTCTTTTCCTCTGAATAAGTTTGCTACTAATTTAGCTTTAGATGAACTTACTCTTTGTAATTTTACATGTGCTTTTGCTTGTTGTGCCATTATTTCTTCTTACCTTTATCTGCACCGTGACCTGAGAATGTTCTTGTAGGTGCAAATTCCCCTAATTTATGTCCAACCATATCATCTGTTACGTAAACTTCGATGAATTTATTTCCGTTATGAACTGCGAATGTTAAACCAACAAAACTTGGGAAGATTGTTGAACGTCTTGATCAAGTTTTAACTGGTTTTTTAGGTGCGTTCCCTTCAACGATTGCATCTACTTTTTTAAGTAAATGTTCATCGGCGAATGGACCTTTTTTAAGACTACGTGCCATTATTTAGCATCCTTTCTTCTTCTTAAAATAAGTTTATTTGAAGATTTCTTAGTTTTTCTTGTTTTAACTCCAAGAGCTTTTTTACCTCAAGGTGTAAGTGGAGCTTTACGTCCAACTGGTTGTTTACCTTCCCCTCCACCATGTGGGTGATCTACAGGGTTCATAACTGATCCACGAACTGTAGGTCTAATTCCTTTGTGTCTGTTAATTCCGGCTTTACCAACGTTAACAAGTGAGTGTTCTTCATTACCAACAACACCGATTGTTGCACGACAACGCGCTAACACACGACGTGTTTCTCCTGATTTAAGTCTAAGAACAACATATTTTCCATCGTCATCTTTTCCAAGTAATTGAGCTGATGTTCCAGCACTACGTGCTATAATACCACCTCCACCTGGTTGCATTTCGATGTTGTGTACAAATGTACCTTCAGGAATGTTTGATAAAGGAAGTGTGTTACCAACAACGATATCTACATTTTCTCCTGAAATAACTTTTTGACCTAAAACGATTCCTTTAGGTGTTAAGATATATCTTTTTTCTCCATCTGCATATGCTAATAAACTAATGTTTGCTGAACGGTTTGGATCATATTCAATAGTTTTAACAATAGCTGGAATGTTATCTTTATTACGTTTAAAATCTACAAGTCTGTAAAATCTTTTTACACGTCCCCCGTGATGTCTAACAGTAATTTTACCTTGGTTGTTACGTCCTGCATGATATTTTAGATTAACTAAAAGTGATTTTTCAGGTGCATGACCAGATAAATTTTGTCTGAAATCAAGAGAAGACATATTTCTACGACCGTTTGTAGTTGGCTTATAATGTTTAATTGCCATAATTGTCTTTTCTCCTTTGCTTAAAAATAGTGCGGAATTTCTTTTAAGCAATACATTTAATCCGCTTATATTTATATATATTATTTAATTTTAATTTAATTACGAAAAGTTCATCGGAGAACTATTCTCCACCAACTTTACGTTTTGTTGTTGTTTTTGCTTTAACTGTTGCTTTTTTTGTTGCAACTTGTTTTTTAGCTGCTAATTTTTTAGCCACTTTGTTTTCAACGTCTTTTGCTTTTGCTTCTTTTGCTTTTTTAGCTTCTTTAACTTCTTCTGAAACTATTTGTGCTTTTTCTTCATCTTCACTTGGGATGTAGTTAATTGATTGTCCTTCAACTAATGTAACCATAGCTTTTTTGTAACGATTTGTAAATCCGTGGAAACGACCAACATTTTTTGGTTGTTTTTCAACTTTGATTGTTCTAACAGATGCTACTTTAACACCAAAAATTGTTTCAACTGCTTCTTTAATTTGGTATTTGTTAGCTGCATAATCTACTTTAAAAACAAATGTTGATTGTGTTGTTCTTAAAACGTCAGTTTTTTCTGTTAAAATTGGTGATTTAATAACTTGTGTTAATTCCATGATTATTTAGCCTTTCTTTCTAAAAGCTCTAAGCTTTGTTTTGAAATGATCATTACATCAGCACCAACGATTTCTTCAACTGTTAGTGAGTTTGCTTTAGTTGTAGCAACGTTTGGTAAGTTTTTAGCTGATTTAAATACATTGTAATCTTCATTAACTACTAAAACGTGTTTTAAATCGTTTACATTAAGTTCAACTAATTTATTAACTAAGTCTTTAGTTTTGATTGAGTTTAATGTTAAGTCATCAACAATAACTGCATTATCTTGTGATAATAATGTTAATGCTGATACAAAAGCGTTGTATTTAACTTTTTTGTTAACTTTAAGTGAGTAATTTTTGTTTGATTGAGGCCCGAATGCTCTACCACCACCTACTCAGATAGGTGAACGCATAGAACTGTGACGTGCTCTACCTGTACCTTTTTGTCTTCATGGTTTTTTACCACTTCCACTAACTTCGGCACGGTTTTTAACTTGGTGTGTACCTTGTCTTCTTGAAGCTCTTTCTGATAATATTGTGTCAAAAATTGCTTGTTCATAAATTTTTTCGC contains:
- the rplR gene encoding 50S ribosomal protein L18, giving the protein MAKLSRNQARKVKHQRARYWINGTATKPRLNVFKSHQNFYAQLIDDQARVTLASVSTLKDETYGGNVKAAEKLGELMGDKINSLGIKEVVFDRGGYLYHGRVKAFAESVRAKGVKF
- the rplP gene encoding 50S ribosomal protein L16 — translated: MLQPKRTKYRKPFVVRHDKRKATKGNTVAFGEFGLQAVTSAWVTARQIESARIAATRRMGREGQVIIRIFPHFSKTSKPIGVRMGSGKGAPELWYTAVKVNTMMFEVGGVSEEIARDALRLAGHKLPVKWKIVQRKGDE
- the rplB gene encoding 50S ribosomal protein L2; translated protein: MAIKHYKPTTNGRRNMSSLDFRQNLSGHAPEKSLLVNLKYHAGRNNQGKITVRHHGGRVKRFYRLVDFKRNKDNIPAIVKTIEYDPNRSANISLLAYADGEKRYILTPKGIVLGQKVISGENVDIVVGNTLPLSNIPEGTFVHNIEMQPGGGGIIARSAGTSAQLLGKDDDGKYVVLRLKSGETRRVLARCRATIGVVGNEEHSLVNVGKAGINRHKGIRPTVRGSVMNPVDHPHGGGEGKQPVGRKAPLTPWGKKALGVKTRKTKKSSNKLILRRRKDAK
- the rplO gene encoding 50S ribosomal protein L15; translated protein: MKLHTLKSTEGSRPDKHRKGRGHAAGKGKQAGKGQSGQNKRKGHRLGFEGGQTPWFRRIGKRGFTNVNHVEYQVINLSDLELKFKDGEKVTVERLFEEGLVKRSLPIKLLGNGTLTKKLHVVVNKASASAKAAFEKLNGTIEEL
- the rplW gene encoding 50S ribosomal protein L23, which produces MELTQVIKSPILTEKTDVLRTTQSTFVFKVDYAANKYQIKEAVETIFGVKVASVRTIKVEKQPKNVGRFHGFTNRYKKAMVTLVEGQSINYIPSEDEEKAQIVSEEVKEAKKAKEAKAKDVENKVAKKLAAKKQVATKKATVKAKTTTKRKVGGE
- the rplV gene encoding 50S ribosomal protein L22 — translated: MAQQAKAHVKLQRVSSSKAKLVANLFRGKDVNVALGLLENTSKKSAPIFLKLLNSAVANATNNHGMNASKLFVKEVYVNEGPTLKRFQPRSQGRAYSILKRTSNLSIVLEERN
- the rpsC gene encoding 30S ribosomal protein S3, translated to MGQKVNPNGFRYGVSKNHNSTWFADKDNFGSYLVEDAKIYKFFDKLVREYQIGKVEIKRTKDNKVTVNLHTVKPAAMLGQEGKNIQELTVKVQKFVKNRNLNLKLQVIELKNYDLNARLLAEMIATKLENRESFRQAQKIAIRAALKAGAKGIKTMVSGRLNGVDMARSEGYSEGEMRLHTLRQNVEYATATARTTYGAIGVKVWVSLGEILGGKK
- the rpsS gene encoding 30S ribosomal protein S19, which translates into the protein MARSLKKGPFADEHLLKKVDAIVEGNAPKKPVKTWSRRSTIFPSFVGLTFAVHNGNKFIEVYVTDDMVGHKLGEFAPTRTFSGHGADKGKKK
- the rplE gene encoding 50S ribosomal protein L5, whose protein sequence is MLKQVYLEKAVPALKEKYNYSSSMQVPRIEKVVLNMTAGKEVSNSKAIEEVLNELTLISGQKPFETKAKKSNASWKLREGMPMGGKVTLRRDRMWEFLDKLINVAMPRIRDFRGANPKAFDGRGNFALGIKEEIIFPEIEFDKIRRIKGLDVLVVTTAKSNEEARTLLESLGVPFEKKGAK
- the rplX gene encoding 50S ribosomal protein L24, yielding MKFKKDDQVIVIAGKEKGKIGVIEKIFHKTNRVIVKDVNIVTKHNKPTQQNQDGSITEMAAPIHASNVAYLVKKSSKTSKQQTSKLGYKVNKNGKKVRVARKTQKEV
- the rplF gene encoding 50S ribosomal protein L6 yields the protein MSRVGNRILTIPAGATVTVDNSTVTVKGPLGTLTRTFSHLITVKVEDNQVSTIRANEEKTTKQLHGTTNSHISNMIEGVTKGFKIDLEIKGVGYKAVLAGSKLDVSAGYSHIHSLEIPSDIKVTVAKPTEVSVFGIDKQNVGHFASIVRAVRKPSVYSGKGISYKGEKIRRKEGKTASK
- the rpsH gene encoding 30S ribosomal protein S8, which codes for MFITDPISDLVVRIKNANIRKHKTVSMPYSTKKEEILKVVHSEGYISSYEVKGEGTSKELVVTLKYKKNQPAIVGIKRISKPGLRVYVKTLEIPTIMSGYGTVIISTSKGLMTGTQAREAKVGGEIIAHIW
- the rpmC gene encoding 50S ribosomal protein L29; translated protein: MSYKDLLEKSTKELEELTLKLKAELFTLRYRNVTGDLRDTHKIKLLRTDIAKTLTALNAKKENK
- the rplN gene encoding 50S ribosomal protein L14, translated to MILELSRANVADNSGAKTIGVIRVLGGSKKKVAKIGDIVVCSVKKALPNGMVKEGQVVKAVVVRSKYGIHRTNGSYIKFDDNAVVILKEDLTPRGTRVFGPVAREIREKFPKIVSLAPEVL
- a CDS encoding type Z 30S ribosomal protein S14: MARKALIVKAKREPKFSSRAYTRCELCGRPHAVLRKYKICRICFRNLAHEGKIPGVKKASW
- the rplD gene encoding 50S ribosomal protein L4 is translated as MADTKKATTAKKATTTKKPAAKKATTTKTTTAKKTVAKKATTTTKKPVVKKEQVGTKTEVKTTTTTKKVVKKVLKSEVKLPKALFQSEKIYEQAIFDTILSERASRRQGTHQVKNRAEVSGSGKKPWRQKGTGRARHSSMRSPIWVGGGRAFGPQSNKNYSLKVNKKVKYNAFVSALTLLSQDNAVIVDDLTLNSIKTKDLVNKLVELNVNDLKHVLVVNEDYNVFKSAKNLPNVATTKANSLTVEEIVGADVMIISKQSLELLERKAK
- the rpsQ gene encoding 30S ribosomal protein S17, yielding MERNTRKTLTGKVVSAGKSAKTIIVAVDTYKKHPLYSKRYKSTKRFAVHDENEVAKLNDVVVIMETRPLSRTKHFRLVSIKEAAIEGNN